One stretch of Suricata suricatta isolate VVHF042 chromosome 13, meerkat_22Aug2017_6uvM2_HiC, whole genome shotgun sequence DNA includes these proteins:
- the HRCT1 gene encoding histidine-rich carboxyl terminus protein 1, which yields MLGLLGSTTLAGLITGTAVALLLLVLLLATCLYHGQQDHDVERNCPAERRNRVRWAQPWLFPGQGHPGHSHCFHHPSHVSHTHHVGLHHHHLHRHHHHHAHHHAHRGHH from the coding sequence ATGCTAGGCCTCCTGGGAAGCACGACCCTCGCAGGCTTGATCACAGGCACTGCTGTGGCTCTTCTGCTGTTGGTGCTGCTGCTGGCCACCTGCCTGTATCATGGACAGCAGGACCATGATGTGGAGAGGAACTGCCCGGCCGAGAGGAGAAACCGAGTCCGGTGGGCCCAGCCCTGGCTCTTCCCGGGCCAGGGCCACCCAGGACACTCTCACTGTTTCCATCATCCTAGCCACGTGTCTCACACGCACCATGTgggcctccaccaccaccacctccaccgaCACCACCATCACCACGCCCACCACCACGCCCACCGAGGCCACCACTGA